One stretch of Dokdonia sp. Hel_I_53 DNA includes these proteins:
- a CDS encoding outer membrane protein assembly factor, translating to MKSKLLLRHFSKYKIIIAMACITFIQGCAVHSDLFKDTNKRLTYLNTSNSYRSFYSIANVGAYKKGPDKEFLEALKESLSLKSKDGDFLLFLGDNIHSSNLKTPQNEETLTLQLDLSTKFKGQTLFLTGEQEWNEYGVEGLEKIETYIEDYYQEEDHFLPKNGCPLEVIDVSDDIEVMLINSQWYIEDWSKVAGINDKCQIKTREQFKALLSSEMRKARHKTILIAMHHPLYTNGVYGGEIPAEVVYRPTTENVFIPVAGTFWSFLRSQGGLSKQDRYNPLMNELMEIIELAAFEAPNVIVLSGHERSLQYIDHKSIKQVISGTGSSVKPARLGKRGLFTSTKPGISETRIYKDGSSSVHFYTFNGTEFTEIYNKQAFPKPKEYNIDSLSSSFPKTKIASVYPAESVVKSAKYEKFWGKHYRYVYGVPVEAPVAILDTLYGGLKVERAGGGNQTLSLRLVTKDDKEFNMRAIAKDPIAFLKSAGYNDLNADDYFEGTVPATIIEDFYTAAHPYGAFAIPRLAGSIKINHTHPKLYFVPKQKALGEFNETHGNLLYMIVEKPDGDFSNSHMFSNSKEVESTPDLFEEIREDEQNKLDERVYIRARIFDMLIGDWDRHEDQWRWAQSQIDEKDGITNYIAVPRDRDQVFANFDGSFLERLQKFMSGTRQFGKYGPNIPYIEQFSRSAINLDRALVQRSDWSVWEEEIKFIQDRITPEVVSKAFSEAPKEIQDDIWKGIQDDLLSRKRNLNDIVTRYYDHFMTFQTLKGTDKDDHFVITNTPEGGVHVTAHRIKDGEKGTLLFDRYFSPSQTKDLWIYGLDDKDIFEVQATKSSPIKVVITGGLDEDTFIVNGGNNVTIYDQKSYKNEIKKKGNASYHIDDIYENHIYDTERMPGGGSGFGLELSYNPDTGVTPHLNVSKKTKGFEGNPFTTKTDISVQYFSLTQAADARMAWHRGHLFKDWNFQANARATTANYTQNFFGLGNESENRSNSFDANRIVMQHFSGGIGTYYNGEYGTAAAIQLLAEHYDLGDKLREPDLITSTDYFTVDATYAYHSIDDVLFPTRGMNFTVNGEFSDELNSTATVGILDPSITFWNAIDTSRNLIFKTSVKGQIRFGESIPFYKLANIGADNGLRSYRQSRFTGKQSLTGSIDLAYKFKPLRTALFPLRMQGYLGYDTGRVWITEEKSKQLHYSYGGGVKLSTAAVVNASINYFTGPEGGRLGFAFSMGL from the coding sequence TTGAAATCTAAATTATTACTCAGGCATTTTTCAAAATACAAGATCATTATTGCTATGGCTTGTATTACATTTATTCAAGGATGTGCAGTTCACTCTGACTTGTTTAAAGACACAAATAAACGTCTAACATATCTTAACACGTCTAATTCATACAGAAGCTTTTACAGCATAGCAAATGTAGGAGCCTATAAAAAAGGTCCTGACAAAGAATTCCTAGAGGCTTTAAAAGAATCTCTATCCCTAAAAAGTAAAGACGGTGACTTTTTACTTTTCTTAGGTGATAATATACATAGCAGTAATCTAAAGACACCTCAAAATGAGGAAACTTTGACGCTTCAACTTGATCTTTCTACAAAGTTTAAAGGACAGACACTTTTCCTTACTGGTGAACAAGAGTGGAATGAATATGGTGTTGAAGGTCTTGAAAAAATCGAAACTTATATTGAAGATTATTATCAGGAGGAAGACCATTTTTTACCTAAAAATGGTTGCCCTCTCGAAGTTATTGATGTGAGTGACGATATTGAGGTTATGCTCATCAATTCTCAATGGTACATCGAAGATTGGAGTAAGGTGGCGGGAATCAATGACAAATGTCAAATTAAAACGCGAGAACAGTTTAAAGCGCTACTAAGTAGTGAGATGCGGAAAGCACGGCACAAAACAATACTTATAGCTATGCACCACCCTCTTTATACAAATGGTGTATATGGAGGAGAAATTCCAGCAGAAGTTGTATATAGACCTACAACAGAAAATGTTTTTATACCAGTAGCAGGAACCTTTTGGTCATTCTTACGTTCTCAAGGAGGCTTGTCAAAACAGGATCGTTATAATCCTCTTATGAATGAGCTTATGGAAATTATAGAGCTAGCCGCTTTTGAGGCGCCTAATGTTATTGTACTTTCAGGACACGAGCGCTCTCTACAATATATAGATCATAAAAGTATAAAGCAAGTAATCTCTGGTACTGGTAGTTCAGTAAAACCTGCTCGTCTTGGTAAAAGAGGGCTTTTTACATCCACAAAACCAGGTATTTCTGAAACGAGAATTTATAAAGATGGATCATCATCTGTGCATTTCTACACCTTTAATGGAACTGAATTTACAGAAATTTATAATAAACAAGCCTTCCCAAAGCCAAAAGAGTACAATATAGATAGCCTAAGCAGTAGTTTCCCAAAAACAAAAATTGCTTCTGTATATCCTGCAGAAAGTGTTGTTAAAAGTGCTAAATATGAAAAATTTTGGGGAAAGCATTATCGCTACGTCTATGGTGTTCCCGTAGAAGCTCCTGTTGCCATTTTAGATACTTTATACGGTGGTCTTAAAGTAGAAAGAGCTGGTGGTGGTAATCAAACACTATCTCTTAGACTTGTTACTAAGGATGACAAAGAATTCAATATGCGCGCCATTGCAAAAGATCCAATCGCTTTTCTAAAATCTGCTGGATACAATGACCTTAATGCAGATGATTATTTTGAAGGAACGGTTCCTGCAACTATAATTGAAGACTTTTACACTGCAGCACACCCCTATGGAGCATTTGCAATACCTAGACTAGCGGGATCAATAAAAATTAATCACACACATCCCAAGCTCTATTTCGTACCTAAACAAAAGGCTCTTGGTGAGTTCAATGAAACTCATGGTAATTTATTATATATGATTGTCGAGAAGCCAGACGGTGACTTTAGTAATTCACATATGTTTTCTAATAGTAAAGAAGTAGAAAGTACGCCTGATCTTTTTGAAGAAATACGTGAAGATGAGCAAAACAAGCTTGATGAACGTGTTTATATAAGGGCTCGCATATTTGATATGCTCATAGGTGATTGGGACCGACACGAAGATCAATGGAGATGGGCACAATCTCAAATAGATGAGAAAGATGGGATCACAAACTATATTGCGGTACCTAGAGATAGAGATCAAGTATTTGCAAACTTTGATGGAAGTTTTTTAGAACGTTTACAAAAGTTTATGAGTGGTACTAGACAGTTTGGAAAATATGGTCCCAACATACCCTATATAGAACAATTTAGCAGAAGTGCTATTAATCTAGACAGAGCCCTTGTGCAACGATCAGACTGGTCCGTATGGGAGGAAGAAATAAAATTTATACAAGATCGGATCACTCCAGAGGTCGTATCAAAAGCATTTAGTGAAGCTCCTAAGGAAATTCAAGATGACATTTGGAAAGGTATTCAAGACGATTTGCTTTCGCGAAAGCGTAACCTCAATGATATTGTTACACGCTATTACGATCATTTTATGACTTTTCAGACCTTAAAAGGAACTGATAAAGATGATCATTTTGTAATTACAAACACTCCAGAAGGAGGTGTTCATGTGACGGCACATAGAATCAAAGATGGTGAGAAAGGAACGCTTTTATTTGATCGTTATTTTAGCCCATCTCAAACGAAGGATCTTTGGATATATGGATTAGATGACAAAGATATATTTGAAGTTCAAGCAACAAAATCAAGTCCGATTAAAGTTGTAATTACTGGAGGTTTAGATGAGGATACATTTATCGTTAATGGAGGGAATAATGTTACGATTTACGATCAGAAATCGTATAAAAATGAAATAAAGAAAAAAGGAAATGCTAGCTATCATATAGATGATATTTATGAAAATCATATTTATGATACAGAGCGTATGCCTGGTGGAGGTTCTGGATTTGGCCTTGAACTATCGTACAATCCAGATACTGGAGTAACTCCGCATCTTAACGTAAGTAAAAAAACAAAAGGATTTGAAGGAAACCCTTTTACTACAAAAACTGATATAAGTGTACAGTATTTCTCTTTAACGCAAGCAGCCGATGCTCGCATGGCATGGCATCGTGGGCATCTTTTTAAAGATTGGAACTTTCAAGCAAATGCGAGAGCTACCACAGCAAATTACACACAGAATTTCTTTGGATTAGGTAACGAGTCAGAAAATAGATCTAATTCTTTTGATGCAAATAGAATAGTCATGCAGCATTTTTCTGGAGGGATAGGTACTTATTACAATGGGGAGTACGGTACGGCAGCAGCAATTCAATTACTTGCAGAACATTACGATCTAGGTGATAAATTACGAGAACCCGATTTGATTACATCTACAGATTACTTTACTGTAGATGCAACCTATGCCTATCATAGTATAGATGATGTACTTTTTCCAACAAGGGGAATGAACTTTACTGTAAACGGTGAGTTTTCTGACGAATTGAATAGTACAGCAACTGTAGGCATCTTGGATCCTAGTATTACTTTTTGGAACGCTATAGATACTTCTAGAAATTTAATTTTTAAAACCTCTGTAAAGGGTCAAATTCGTTTTGGTGAAAGCATACCCTTCTATAAGTTAGCAAATATAGGAGCTGATAATGGTTTGAGGTCTTATAGACAAAGTAGATTTACTGGAAAACAGTCATTGACAGGATCTATAGATTTGGCTTACAAATTTAAACCGTTACGTACGGCACTATTTCCTTTAAGAATGCAAGGGTATTTAGGTTATGATACTGGTCGCGTCTGGATCACAGAGGAGAAAAGTAAACAGCTGCATTATAGCTATGGAGGTGGAGTAAAGTTATCTACAGCAGCGGTCGTAAATGCTTCTATTAATTATTTTACGGGGCCAGAAGGCGGTAGACTTGGTTTTGCATTCTCCATGGGTCTTTAA
- a CDS encoding endonuclease/exonuclease/phosphatase family protein, translating to MKLKSFLQGFGIIAILLTLLPLIALDYWWIRVFDFPHAQLTGLTFIALAVYFIRFDVKYYKDYIFVGILLACFIYQMVKIYEYTPLASYEVHDSTITESSNTLKIYSANVLQKNKEYQLVLDQISKKDPDIILLMETDQSWKNAVHQSLAKNYRYQMLEPLDNTYGMLFYSRLPISNQKIRHLVDKEIPSMEAVVSLPSGEQFQLYTIHPTPPMPQHNPMSSDRDTEMMKTALTVNDRKMPVIVLGDFNDVTWSRTTSLFRKVSRLLDPRIGRGFHNTFNAKNILMRWPLDHIFTSEEFRVKSFDHTDGINSDHFPLYTELTLEPNKAKDQLPTKPTESELKSARDQMDKQNLLNIDMPNM from the coding sequence TTGAAATTAAAAAGCTTTCTTCAAGGTTTTGGCATTATCGCCATATTATTAACGCTGCTTCCTCTTATTGCATTAGATTATTGGTGGATTCGCGTATTTGACTTTCCGCATGCACAGCTTACTGGTCTTACTTTTATAGCATTAGCAGTATATTTTATTCGCTTTGATGTAAAATATTATAAAGACTATATATTTGTAGGCATACTTTTAGCTTGCTTTATTTATCAAATGGTAAAAATCTATGAGTACACGCCACTTGCTTCTTATGAGGTTCATGACAGTACTATCACTGAATCATCTAATACTTTAAAGATCTACAGTGCAAACGTTCTTCAGAAAAACAAGGAGTATCAATTAGTATTAGATCAAATTTCTAAAAAAGATCCAGATATTATTTTGCTCATGGAGACAGATCAATCATGGAAAAATGCTGTTCATCAATCTTTAGCAAAAAACTATCGTTATCAAATGCTAGAACCACTTGATAATACGTACGGAATGCTTTTTTATTCTAGATTACCTATTTCTAATCAGAAAATTCGTCATTTAGTTGATAAGGAAATTCCTTCTATGGAGGCAGTAGTTTCTCTTCCTAGTGGAGAACAATTTCAACTATACACCATACATCCCACGCCACCTATGCCCCAGCATAACCCTATGAGTTCTGATAGAGATACGGAAATGATGAAAACAGCCTTAACGGTTAATGACCGTAAGATGCCTGTTATTGTTTTAGGCGACTTTAACGATGTTACTTGGTCTCGCACAACGTCATTATTTAGAAAAGTAAGTAGATTATTAGACCCTCGTATAGGTCGAGGTTTTCACAATACTTTTAATGCAAAAAATATCTTGATGCGTTGGCCATTAGATCATATTTTCACTTCTGAAGAATTTAGAGTTAAATCATTTGATCATACAGATGGGATAAATTCTGATCACTTCCCGCTATATACAGAATTGACACTCGAGCCTAATAAGGCAAAAGACCAATTACCTACAAAACCAACTGAAAGTGAACTAAAAAGTGCGAGAGATCAAATGGACAAACAAAATTTATTAAATATTGACATGCCAAATATGTAA
- a CDS encoding heavy metal-binding domain-containing protein, translating into MLLTTTNSIQGKLINNYIGIITATVYVKPNTSKGMSFMDHFKTEKIYENAEEGIEAGKKEAFEKLAILAKEKQAMAVIGISMDMEITRDGLTRAISVMGTAVSYE; encoded by the coding sequence ATGCTACTTACAACGACTAACAGTATACAAGGAAAATTAATAAATAACTATATAGGAATTATTACAGCCACTGTCTATGTGAAACCAAACACCAGTAAGGGCATGAGTTTTATGGATCATTTTAAAACTGAGAAAATTTATGAAAATGCAGAAGAGGGTATTGAAGCAGGTAAAAAAGAAGCTTTTGAGAAACTAGCTATCCTAGCTAAGGAAAAACAAGCAATGGCAGTAATAGGTATCTCAATGGACATGGAGATAACTCGAGATGGTCTCACCAGAGCCATATCTGTAATGGGAACTGCTGTAAGTTACGAATGA